The Antechinus flavipes isolate AdamAnt ecotype Samford, QLD, Australia chromosome 5, AdamAnt_v2, whole genome shotgun sequence DNA segment TCTTTGGGACAATCCATCTGGGTCTCTCTTTAGACCCtacttcccatttttttccatctcttaatCTAAAAACCTCCAGCctcagccctatttgtagtggctagaaactggaaaatgaatgaatgcccatcaattggagaatggctgaataaattgtggtatatgaatattatggaatactattgttctgtaaggaatgaccagcaggatgaatacagagaggactggcgagacttacatgaactgatgctgagtgaaatgagcagaaccagaagatcattatatacctcaacaacgatactgtttgaggatgtattctgatggaagtggttctcttcgataaagagagctaattcagtttcaattgatcaaagatgggcagaagcagctacacccaaagaaagaacactgggaaatgaatataaactgcttgcctttttgtttttcttcccgggttatttataccttctgaatccaattctccctgtgcaacaagaaaactgttcggttctgcaaacgtatattgtatccaggatatactgtaacctattcaacatgtaaaggattgcttgccatctgggggagggggtggaggaagggaggggaaaaatcggaacagaagtgaatgcaagggataatactgtaaaaaattacctggcatgagttctatcaataaaaagttattttaaaaaataaaaaataaaaaaaactaaaaataaaaataaacttccaGCCTCTTCTGTTACCTCCTTCCCTAATTTACACTCCCCCAAATTCAACCTAGTTCTCTTACACAGAAGTTTAGAGCTCTGTCCATTTACTTCCTTTATTCCATTTCCTTTACTTCCATTATTGTAGTTCTCTACCTCCATACTGTTCTATGTATATGTTCTGTCTTCCCCATCAGATGGGGAACTCCATGAAGATGAGGAGTATGTGTCCCCTCCAGCTGGATCTTTATTCCCTTAATACCCAGCAAAAGACTCACAGAATGACTCAAAGTGGGGAGCTAAGGAGGGCCACCATCTCATTTCTGAGGGTTTTTTCCTCTAATGAAGTTGCCAAAGCTTATCAATTAAGTGCAATTTAAAATTGTAGCTTTAACCTTGGGTTGTCTTTGAACAGAAGACAAATGAGTTTACTTGAAGAGGTATCTATACATCATTTGTATTTCCACAGTCACCTGCAATTTTTCCTCTCATCACATGATTTTTGTCAACTAGTAAGGAGTGATAAGGGTCCTATAAAGAAGGGCTGGAAATTAGTGGTCTGAAAGTAACTTCAGCACCATGCTCCAGATCCTGATCTTCGCTGCCCTTGTCCTTTATGGTAAGTTTGACCTATTTTGTTCAGTCAGGCAGGATCAGCAGTCTCCTCAAGCCCTGAGTCTGCTTCTTgagttaaaataaaattcaggcccTATCTTGACTACTAGTCTACTACCTGGATCAGCTTTCCTTCCTTGGTACTTCCAATAGCAGAGCTTGTTGTACCCTGCTAAGAGTCACCAACCATTGATAGGTCTTTGTACCTGTCAACTGAAAATGAGTCTCCCCTAGAAGTCTGAGGGGAACCCAATGGGAAGTCCTTAGGCTAGAGACACCCTCAGCAAAAGAGGCTAATTAGATTGCAAATGGTATCCCTTTAGGGAATTCTGGCTTTTGGATGAGTCAGGTAATTCTAAATAGAATTTTTGTGCGATTCTAGgtgaatcagtcaacaagcatttatcaagcatttggTATACACCAGGCATTGAGCAAGTCCCCCGTTCAGTTCTCTCCAGCCTAATTTCCCCCCCACATACCTTGATAGAAGGGATCTTTGAAGTGGTCAAGAGCTCCTAATTTAAAGAAGTCatgtgtggctcttttcaacaatgaggtgattcaggccagttccaatagacttgtgatggagagagccatttgcatccagaaagagactatggggactgaatgtggattacaacatagtattttcaccttttttgttattgtttgcttgcttgatttttgttttctttcgtatttcttttctttttttgatctgatttttcttgtgcagcatgataaatgtggaaatatgtgcggaggaattgcacatgtttaacatatatattggattacttgctgtctagaggagagagtaagagaaagggaaggagaaaatatttcaaacacaGGGTTTTacagagatgaatgttgaaaactatctttgtatgtattttcaaaataaaaagctattatttttttaaaaataaggaggtTATGGTCTCCCCCTTGTAATTCAGCTGCATGAGAGCCAGAATTACCTGACTCATCCAAAAGCCCATGACAGAATTTCCTGGGGGGATACCCAGTGTTCTAGCAATAACTACAGGATGGTCATAGAACTCATAATTTTTCTATGAATTGAGACTCAAGTAAGTTCTCTAGTCTGGGGATAGGGGGTACACATCTTGTTTGTATATGCTGCAATTCCACATGGCATTCCTTAGCTCTCCATACCCCTTCTAACCGAAGTTGCCCAGTCATAGctcactctttttcctttctcaaaggACATGGCTTGGAGGACACCCCAGATACCAATGCCCGAGTTGTAGGGGGAACCAGTGCCCAAAGAAATTCCTGGCCTTCCCAGGTAAGTATGACTATATAACACTGACTTACCTCAAACCCAGAATTCCCCTTTAAGTCTTGAACAGAACTCAAGTTCTGCTAGTTTTCCTAACTGCAGAAGGGCTGGAAATTTGGAAACACAATATGGCCTCATACCTCCCTTCCAGATATATACCAAACTTGAGAGGTACTTGAATGCATCCCATTTATACTTAGAAGAGTAGGTAGGGATGTAGTAGATAGAAGGTagagttggagtcaggaacacatgaatttaaaatttgcttagctgtatgattctgagcaagtcacttatcttctttgtgcctcagtttctacatttataaaatgaaggagttgaatcTGATGACTTTTGAGATTCAGAACTAAACTTTCAGATACCTAACCAACCCATCACACTATAAAACCTACTACAGTATTCGACTAAAAGTCATAagatttgatttccttcttaaaTAGTGACTTTAtgttatgttgtattatattatgttattattttgtctcaTACTTCGTTGTATTATTATATCTTATATCATATCATGTATTATGTCATGTTTTATATTATGTCATTCTATCAACCATATCACATATTATTCATTAGCTTCTCAAAGCCtcaatttccctttctttaaaatatagaagTTGAATAAATTGATCTTCAATGATCTCTTTCCAGCTTTGATATTCTAGATCACAAACACACCTCTAAACTCACAGCTCTCATCTTCCATGTACACTCCAGCTTATATACTCATCTCTTTTATATACACTCCACACATGCTCATAATTTCATTGCTCTGAAGGCATTTTCCCACTCTCAAGTCAACAGAGCCATACTTCAATTGAAGCATATCGGATAAGTGAATGTATGATATAGTTAAAACCATGATGTCTGCAGTCATGGCCTAGCTTTATAATCACAAATCTCTCTGAGCCTgcttctttatctgaaaaatgggagtgATAATTCACTACATATCTGGCAGTGATGAAAGgaacatgatttttaaattttcaaggactaaatgaaattttttatgaTTATACTAATTTACCAAATTGACTCATTAAGAAGTTATTATGCCCATTGCAAAAGTATTTACTGCAGAATTCccctattctttatttctttgattacattgagaatctcatttttaaatgttttattgatacttATTTTTAACATCTTTATTACTTCCCAATGACTTCCCCTTTAGTTCTTTGATAACACTGAGaacataactttatttttttaaagttttgttgacacttttttttaacatctttgtcattttctctttttttctaaacattctcacatttattatgctgtacaagaaaaatcagataaaaatgggaaaaaataaaacatgcaaacaaacgaACAACAAGTTCCATGCTgtgtccacattcagtctccatagctttTTCTCTCGATGtggatagctctttccatcacaagtctattgaaattgccttgaatcacctcgttgttgaaaagagccaatacATTACAATTGAtcaacacataatcttgttgttactgtgtatcatattttcttggttctacttcacagtggttatttttttttatttaaacatatgcatgggtaatttttcaacattgacccttgcaaacacttctgttccaacttttctcttccttccctccattccttcccctactagatggcaggcagtctcatacatgttaaaaatcttaagtatatcttaaatacaatatatgtgtacacatttatacagttctcttgttgcacaagaaaaatcggatttagaaaggttaaaaaaaaatttagaaaggtaaaaaaaaaattaaaaataagaaaaaaaaacaaaaatgcaagcaaacaataacagaaagaatgcacatgctatgttgtggtccatactcatttcccagagttctttcactggttctgttcattactgatcaattggatcagtagtaacactgctggatcaaagggtatgcacagtttgataactttttgagtatagttccaaattgctctccagaatggctggatgtattcacaattccaccaacaatgcatcagtgtctcagttttcccacatcccctgcaacattcatcattatcttttcctgtcatcttagccaatctgacaggtgggtagtgatatctcagagttgtcttaatttgcatttctctgctcaatagtgatttggaacactctttcatatgagtagaaatggtttcaatttcgttatctgaaaattgtctgttcatatcctttgaccatttattaattggagaaatctTTGTCATTTTCTAATGACTTCCTCCCCACAACAGAATTGCCTGCtgtaatgaaaaaaagtatagtTAAGCAAACAAATCAACATTTCTGGCATTATATGCCTCATTCTATGCCCATAGCTCATCTTGCTGAGAGGAATACTTTACTATGTAACTGAAATTACACTTGCACATTGCATTGATTCGAATTGTGATGTTTCtcaatacttttttctttacaatatttgtCATCACATAAATAGttctccaagttctttttttcccactctgTTCATTATTAAATTTCTCAGAGTTATAGTTtgatttgctaaaaaaaaaaaaaaaattccatttcctcCCGGATTTTCAAGCTCAGGGTTTGTTTGAATGGTAGATCTATCCATAATATTTGGGGTGAAGGTCATAAACTAATAAAGAAGATCTAGCTCACAATTTTTAGGTTGCAGACATTTAGACTGGTTTCCTAAAATCAAAGAAGGGAGTATATCTCCAGAATATTTTAAGAGATTTATGCAGAATCCAAAACTATGCAACTCTGCACAGCTGTCTGATGCCAAATCTCCTCTGAAGAAGAGGATACTATTATTCCCATCTCAAATAGCCTCATCCTCTTTTGATTGTGAGGAAATATGAAACTTTGAGAGTagtaagaaaaagagggaagaaaaccaACCACAaccactgatttcttttttttcttccaacattcCTTCTAGATTTCTCTCCAATATTCATCTGGAGGCTCATGGTATCACACATGTGGAGGAACTCTCATTACCCAGAACTGGGTGATGACAGCAGCTCACTGTGTGGATAGGTAAGGAAAAAGGAGATATTAGTTTCTCTGCGGGCCACTCTGGAAGTGGTGTGGGAAAGCCATTAAGATTCTGGACTTGTCTGAATATTTAAATCTTGTCTCGAACACTTTTTCTAGCTGtgtcactttttttaaaagtctcttaatctctctgtctctgtctttctctcatggcatgtttcttcatctgtaaaatggagaaaaattatgCCTACCTCCAAGAATTATGAGTATtagatgaaataatatctgtagaATGTATTACAagtcttaaaatgttatataaatataaagtattattattagttaGGAGGAAGTGAGGTTTGAGTGTCCAGAGTCTGTGAGTGAGTTCTGTGTGCATTGTCCATCCTAAAGTGTAGTCAGGAGAGGAAAGTCCAAAATCCTAAGCAAGAATCTGGGACATTAATAAGGGGATCTACATATCAAATCCCTTCTAGAAGAAGCCCTGAGTATATATGGGAAGGGGAAGGGTTTGTACTGAAACAAACTCTTTATGGGAACCATATCTACATTCTAATGTTATCTTTACAACTCTCCTATCTAGACTGGTTTGACCACAGACCCAAGCTATTGAAACAAGAAAGTGAAAAGCACTACAGATGAAATACTGATCTTTATTTTGGAGTCTTTAAACAGAGGCATGTCATCTGCTGAGGCTGGATGATATGTGCTGATTTAGCAGATAGACCATGAATGCCTGCTTTAAGTATTTTGGAGCTTTTCTGACTCCCATTGGTCCCACCTGTGACCcgaggataataatagaatttaaccTCTCTGACACTGGTGTGAAGAAGGATCAAATGCAATCATGGACCTCCCAGAAACCTTAAGCACTagataaatgtgaattgttattattttctaatgTGAAATAAGGCTATCTTGCCAATTATTTTCATACCAAAGGAGATATGACATGGTAGATAGAGTTAGGGACCTGAGCTGTGATAGATCACCTATGGctgcttttttctccttccagcAACATGAATTTCCGAGTCGTCCTTGGTGATCACAACCTGTCCCAGAATGATGGTACCGAACAGTATCTTGGTGTCAGCAAAATTGTGAAACATGAGTACTGGAACCCCAACAACGTGGCTGGCGGGTGAGTGACAGTGACTTCTGGGAGGCCAACTGAATGCAGTGTGTACATGGATTGATATAGTGGctcttgtctttatttttttttaaataactttttattgatagaacgcatgccagggtaattttttacagcattatgccttgcattcacttctgttctgatttttcccctccttccttctaccccctcccccagatggcaagcagtcctttacatgtcgaataggttacaatatatcctggatacaatatacgtgtgcagaaccgagcagttttcttgttgtacagggagaattgaattcagaaggtataaataacctgggaagaaaaacaaaaatgcaagcagtttatattcatttcccagtgttctttctctgggtatagctgcttctgtccatctttgatcaattaaggctctctttatcgaagagatccacttccatcagaatacatcctcaaacagtatcactgttgaggtatataatgatctcctggttctgctcatttcacttagcatcagttcatgtaaatctcttggCTCTTGTCTTAAACATATTTTCCTAGGGGACCAGGAAGTAgtccttttggaattttcttggcaaagatactagattggtttgccattttcttctccaattcatttgacagatgaggaaccgAGACAAGCAGGATTAGATGACTTgaacccaggatcacacagctattacgTATCTgtgatcagatttgaacccaggttttacTGACTCCAGGACCAACATTCTACCCTCCatcccacttagctgccctaagcAGCTATAAGGTGAATAGTTGCACCTGGGAAACTGGCAAACGCTAAGATGataattgattattttgtttgttgtccagatttaagaaaatgatggagaagagATTTATAAtgtcaattaaattaaaaagtattccCTACCTTTTAGaagaactggttgttaaacatttaccagcacattccTGAGAGGTATATAACTTGGACAAATATTCAGAGGCAGAAAGCAgccaagcattttttaaatggacaGAGTCCATCTTTGGCACACGAATGATCCATCTCCCTTCCATCCACAGCTATGACATCGCCCTGCTCCGTCTGAGCCAGAGTGCCACCCTCAACAGATACGTCCAACTGGGCACCCTACCCCCACGTGGTCAGATCTTGGCCAACAACAACCCCTGTTATATCACAGGCTGGGGCAGGACCAGGAGTAAGTCATGAAACCTGCCATCTCTCCGGGAAGCTTGGATGAACCATTTCTCTGTGCTGAGAAATGTCACGTGGTCCATGCTCTCAGAGGGTTCATTATGTGTAACATATACTACTACACAGTAAGAAGAATACACACACTCAGATCAGAATGGTCCATGAGGGGCTTATTTACACTCTTGTGACAGCCATAGAGTtttggaacagaaaggaataggAGTCATTTATCTGATCTAACCCCCTCACTGTACACATGAGATCTGGCAAAGGGGTAAAGCAATTTACCCGAGATCCCACATCTAATTAGTGGCAGAATTAAGATTAGAATTCTTTGCCTTAGCATCCAGTACCCTCACCATTAATTCCACTGCTGCCATAGAAAGGACAGGTAGAGTAGTTATATCATTAGAGTATGGGTATAAGAGGATGGAACTGGGACAATTCCATGTTTGGAGAGAAAGGATCAAGAAAAACTATCAGTTTTTCTCAGATAACCTCAGAAGATTTCCCAGaagtaaagggctttaaataacTCTTAAATGATTGTTGACAAGATGACAGTCTGTTAGGTTATAGAAGGGTGTTCCAGGTTCCAGGTCGGTCAAATGTTCAGAGGTAGGAGAGAGACAAGTGCtattaaaggaatttaaaattatattaatcagattatattatatctataaatgtaattaacaataatataataatatattaataaataatataatatataatatagttaacATAGGGTCAAGAATAGACAGTTTCTGTTCTTTGGGAGTTTAGAgtataacaggaaaaaaaggaaaaataaccatGATGTTAACATATAGTAATGTCCAAAACACGTTGAAAGAAAAGGGTCTGGGAGGTGTGGAGCAGAATGTTTAGAAGGGTGGTTGGGGCCTGGCCAGCTAAGGATGTACTTCACATGTGTCGATGGACTTCGCACTCAGACCCCTAGTTTATCCCTGGTATTTTTTATGTCATATGTAGCCAATGGGCAGCTGGCTGAGACCCTACAGCAGGCCTACCTACCAGTAGTGGATTATGCAACCTGCTCCAGCAGCTCCTACTGGGGATCTACCGTCAAAAATACCATGGTGTGTGCAGGAGGTGACGGCGTGAGATCTGGATGTCAGGTAGGAAAACAAAGCCATGGCAAGACCCCCTGACAGGTGGGGAGGGCAAACTGGGAGACTGATTCCCCCaacttcatcttcctcttctcagAGGTTTCATTgactcctttctcctctccctcccttttcttcattctctcacAAATCAAACCCAACTACAgacttcttttttctcatctactCATCTCTCTCGTGTATGATTATCTTCATAAACATAGATGGGCCTTCTGCCTTTCCTCATTTCCTGACCATTATAGTACAGAATACACACCTGCACAAGAATTCACGACTGATATGCTTGGTTGTCACTTATCTTGTCTCCCTTACCCTCCCATAGACCAGCTCCTAAAATCCAATCCTGTGGGTTACCATTTTTTCTTGCTAATCTCTCCCATTTTGTCTAAATCTGTGAGAAAATCTAATCCTGGTCTTTAGACCTCACCTCTCTCAGTCAATTAGGATCCTGAAGACCTTTGCATTTGGTCtcaaggttttatttttatcactttataAATCTTGTATATCACTGTGTCCCAATGGGAAGCACTGAACTTCCTGGACTTTCCTGGTTTCTGAACCTATGTGATTCTCCAAGTTCATGGACCAGATTCAACCCTACTTCTGTCCATAAAGCTATTTTATATGAATGCTCAATTTTGACCACCATCATCCCTTCTTAACCTTGCTTACCATTTGTTCCAGATCATAAGAGCATGTTTTTAGGGTTTatgtacaggaaaaaaaaagagagagagagatgtagatACAGAAGTTATGTTGCAGAATAAGGTAATtaggttaaaagaaaaattaccaaTTTCAAATTGGATGACACTTAAATGACAATGTATTCTAGTGA contains these protein-coding regions:
- the CELA1 gene encoding chymotrypsin-like elastase family member 1, which codes for MTAAHCVDSNMNFRVVLGDHNLSQNDGTEQYLGVSKIVKHEYWNPNNVAGGYDIALLRLSQSATLNRYVQLGTLPPRGQILANNNPCYITGWGRTRTNGQLAETLQQAYLPVVDYATCSSSSYWGSTVKNTMVCAGGDGVRSGCQGDSGGPLHCQVNGQYVVHGVTSFVSSQGCNVARKPTVFTRVSNYITWINNVIAYN